The following are encoded together in the Strix aluco isolate bStrAlu1 chromosome 13, bStrAlu1.hap1, whole genome shotgun sequence genome:
- the LOC141929215 gene encoding uncharacterized protein LOC141929215 yields MLRSVPGLPAASEPAQLPPITYQLPQASVWQGGPGPMGAPGQLVQLHPGMWLPPMVQLPPGVQFCSMAAPCPPAHGWGQQVVGRTLVPPQPMGLGPGAVVQEEPLYPTGSCLLHVPARPSPPSPCHPAAQRWVQGPPLLHNTPGSAQKLPEASNMEAVAVEDSVPAASAHQPALAPLTGRATIKPKAAVTALAAPGKPADLPEQGLDAFAEAFREEAEDTTAQQILAWLNTVDGEDTIPDVLDSPSVTAFLQQLPDVSAYVAEGSSPKEQAVAARLGDSEDAVSDVPELTALLGELPDLSSLTSTMCCDELPDLSVYVVDGDCPQDRAMVAHLGDSGDTVLTASVPNLPAEVLKELPDLCRYVTEGGCPKERAVAAGLGDGKDTVPSVPHVSNLSTSLNELPHLSEYRAEGGCDNEQVAVVMLVDGENIFPDSLSSTVSSNEAPNFLGYGTQGNWAKDHLSAAMLGDADPFWGVPASPSQDPTGQQGRMAAELPTWLPPSPSETSEESSEESSDESSDESSEDSPAKRPQKGPLKALPDSHLLSPQGIPLLSPLPSPSRPSRRHPPRTARLMEEVLRRQPRVLLTRLPLENALKGPQETPLPSRSRPSRNHPAHTARLMEEVLRRQPRVLLTRLPLPLGAVSGRGVPGSGRAGGKRAKRPAPARSAKKRETSLRDNIPPKRRKMVV; encoded by the exons ATGCTGCGCTCTGTCCCGGGTCTGCCGGcggcctctgagcctgcccagctgccccccatcacctaccagctgccccaggccagtgtctggcagggggggccagggcccatgggggccccggggcagctggtgcagctccaCCCCGGCATGTGGCTCCCTCCCATGGTGCAGCTCCCCCCAGGGGTGCAGTTCTGCTCcatggctgctccctgtccccctgcccatggctggggacagcaggtggtggggaggacgctggtgcccccccagccgatggggctggggccgggggccgtgGTCCAGGAGGAGCCCCTGTACCCCacgggctcctgcctgctgcacgtccctgcccgccccagccccccgtCACCCTGCCACCCCGCAGCTCAGCGCTGGGTGCAGGGCCCCCCTCTGCTCCACAACACGCCCGGCAGCGCCCAGAAGCTGCCGGAGGCCTCCAACATGGAGGCAGTGGCCGTCGAGGACAGCGTCCCTGCTGCCAGCGCCCACCAGCCCGCCCTGGCTCCGCTGACTGGCAGAGCCACCATAAAGCCCAAAG cagcagtgaccgccctggcagccccggggaagcCCGCAGACCTGCCCGAGCAGGGGCTGGACGCCTTCGCGGAGGCCTTTCGTGAGGaggcagaggacaccactgccCAACAGATCCTCGCTTGGCTTAACACCGTGGATGGCGAGGACACCATCCCCGACGTCCTCGACAGCCCCAGCGTGactgccttcctccagcagctccctgacgTCTCTGCCTACGTGgcggagggcagcagccccaaggagcaggCAGTGGCGGCAAGGCTGGGGGACAGTGAGGACGCTGTCTCCGATGTCCCAGAGCTGACGGCCCTCCTCGGTGAGCTCCCCGACCTCTCCAG cctcaccagCACCATGTGCTGTGATGAGCTCCCCGACCTCTCTGTGTACGTGGTGGACGGTGACTGCCCCCAGGACCGAGCGATGGTGGCACAtctaggggacagtggggacaccgtCTTGACCGCCAGTGTCCCCAacttgcctgctgaggtcctcaaggagctccctgacctctgcaggtacgtgacggagggcggctgccccaaggagcgagccgtggcggcagggctgggggatggcaagGACAccgtccccagtgtcccccacgtCTCCAACTTGAGCACCTCCCTTAACGAGCTCCCCCACCTCTCGGAGTACAGGGCAGAGGGCGGCTGCGACAATGAGCAAGTGGCGGTGGTGATGCTGGTGGACGGTGAAAACATCTTCCCTGACAGCCTCTCCAGCACCGTCTCCTCCAATGAAGCCCCCAACTTCTTGGGGTACGGGACGCAGGGCAACTGGGCCAAGGACCACCTGTCAGCAGCGATGCTGGGGGACGCCGACCCCTTCTGGGGGGTGCCAGCCTCCCCCTCGCAggaccccacagggcagcagggcaggatggcggcagaactgcccacctggctgccacCGAGTCCTTCGGAGACATCTGAGGAGAGCTcggaggagagctcagatgagagCTCGGATGAGAGCTCCGAGGACAGTCCTGCGAAGAGACCCCAGAAGGGTCCCCTGAAGGCTCTTCCAGACAGTCACCTGCTGAGCCCACAGGGGATCCCGCTGctgagtcccctgcccagcccctcgcgtCCTTCCCGGCGTCAcccgccccgcacggcccggctgatggaggaggtgctgcggaggcagccccgggtgcttctgactcgcctgcccctggagaatgCGCTGAAGGGTCCTcaggagacccctctgcccagccgCTCACGTCCCTCCCGGAATCACCCAGCCCACACagcccggctgatggaggaggtgctgcggaggcagccccgggtgcttcTGACCCGCCTGCCGCTGCCCTTGGGCGCTGTCTCtggccggggggtgcccggatcgggccgggcggggggcaaGCGGGCCAAgcgccccgccccggccaggAGTGCCAAGAAACGAGAGACCTCCCTGCgggacaacatcccacccaagaggaggaagatggtggtgtGA
- the LOC141929216 gene encoding uncharacterized protein LOC141929216, with amino-acid sequence MLMSLKQSVGVLQWNSLAQKDKRPYKKARCHLWTCAATPCTPAAGRSGAGGTRPPLPPGKGSPGHPGFRQRLAGGRAAPGSSAAGSSLRPASSQARLPKGRLRPAGKIPIHVPESKALDAQVFMFQRQAELQQVPAGVEGAVIPIVWAGGVPGKSKRADPVRIDLKPRSSPAPAGRDPLFSDTPGSHTAPGGPTPPSPRCALRPGTEEKQLARSEASEESGRGSLSPRSPLLCPGWRLPPLQTGSRYGRDRVVAASSLALASLCLSFLLRELG; translated from the exons ATGCTCATGAGTTTGAAGCAGAGTGTTGGAGTGCTGCAGTGGAACAGTCTTGCGCAAAAAGACAAAAGACCTTATAAAAAGGCGAGATGTCATTTATG GACTTGTGCTGCGACCCCCTGCACGCCCGCAgccgggaggagcggggctggtGGGACCCgaccccctctgccccccgggAAAGGCTCCCCTGGACACCCGGGTTTCAGGCAGCGACTGGCAGGTGGCCGGGCTGCCCCAGGCTCCAGCGCTGCAGGGAGCAGCCTGCGCCCAGCCTCCAGTCAGGCCCGGCTGCCCAAAGGGCGCCTGCGCCCAGCAGGGAAAATCCCAATCCATGTTCCTGAAAGTAAAGCTTTGGATGCCCAGGTCTTTATGTTCCAGAGGCAAGCCGAGTTACAGCAGGTACCTGCAGGAGTAGAAGGTGCTGTGATTCCTATTGTATGGGCCGGAGGAGTCCCGGGAAAATCCAAAAGAGCAGACCCAGTAAGAATTGACCTTAAACCAAGATCATCCCCG gcACCTGCGGGCAGAGACCCCCTGTTCAGCGACACCCCGGGATCCCacacagctcctgggggaccaacgccccccagcccccgctgtgctctccgtcctggcacagaggaaaagcagctggccaggagtgaagccagtgaggagtcaggacggggctccctgtccccccgctctcctctcctgtgccctgggtggcgccttccacccctccaaaccggcagcagatacggcagggacagagtagttgcggcttcatcactggcgttagccagcctgtgcctcagcttcctcctgcgtgagctg GGGTGA
- the LOC141929214 gene encoding uncharacterized protein LOC141929214, with the protein MLRSVPGLPAASEPAQLPPITYQLPQASVWQGGPGPMGAPGQLVQLHPGMWLPPMVQLPPGVQFCSMAAPCPPAHGWGQQVVGRTLVPPQPMGLGPGAVVQEEPLYPTGSCLLHVPARPSPPSPCHPAAQRWVQGPPLLHNTPGSAQKLPEASNMEAVAVEDSVPAASAHQPALAPLTGRATIKPKAAVTALAAPGKPADLPEQGLDAFVEAFREEAEDTTAQQILAWLNTVDGEDTIPDVLDSPSVTAFLQQLPDVSAYVAEGSSPKEQAVAARLGDSEDAVSDVPELTALLGELPDLSSLTSTMCCDELPDLSVYVVDGDCPQDRAMVAHLGDSGDTVLTASVPNLPAEVLKELPDLCRAEGGCDNEQVAVVMLVDGENIFPDSLSSTVSSNEAPNFLGYGTQGNWAKDHLSAAMLGDADPFWGVPASPSQDPTGQQGRMAAELPTWLPPSPSETSEESSEESSDESSDESSEDSPAKRPQKGPLKALPDSHLLSPQGIPLLSPLPSPSRPSRRHPPRTAQLMEEVLRRQPRVLLTHLPLENALKGPQETPLPSRSRPSRNHPAHTARLMEEVLRRQPRVLLTRLPLPLGAVSGRGVPGSGRAGGKRAKRPAPARSAKKRETSLRDNIPPKRRKMVV; encoded by the exons ATGCTGCGCTCTGTCCCGGGTCTGCCGGcggcctctgagcctgcccagctgccccccatcacctaccagctgccccaggccagtgtctggcagggggggccagggcccatgggggccccggggcagctggtgcagctccaCCCCGGCATGTGGCTCCCTCCCATGGTGCAGCTCCCCCCAGGGGTGCAGTTCTGCTCcatggctgctccctgtccccctgcccatggctggggacagcaggtggtggggaggacgctggtgcccccccagccgatggggctggggccgggggccgtgGTCCAGGAGGAGCCCCTGTACCCCacgggctcctgcctgctgcacgtccctgcccgccccagccccccgtCACCCTGCCACCCCGCAGCTCAGCGCTGGGTGCAGGGCCCCCCTCTGCTCCACAACACGCCCGGCAGCGCCCAGAAGCTGCCGGAGGCCTCCAACATGGAGGCAGTGGCCGTCGAGGACAGCGTCCCTGCTGCCAGCGCCCACCAGCCCGCCCTGGCTCCGCTGACTGGCAGAGCCACCATAAAGCCCAAAG cagcagtgaccgccctggcagccccggggaagcCCGCAGACCTGCCCGAGCAGGGGCTGGACGCCTTCGTGGAGGCCTTTCGTGAGGaggcagaggacaccactgccCAACAGATCCTCGCTTGGCTTAACACCGTGGATGGCGAGGACACCATCCCCGACGTCCTCGACAGCCCCAGCGTGactgccttcctccagcagctccctgacgTCTCTGCCTACGTGgcggagggcagcagccccaaggagcaggCAGTGGCGGCAAGGCTGGGGGACAGTGAGGACGCTGTCTCCGATGTCCCAGAGCTGACGGCCCTCCTCGGTGAGCTCCCTGACCTCTCCAG cctcaccagCACCATGTGCTGTGATGAGCTCCCCGACCTCTCTGTGTACGTGGTGGACGGTGACTGCCCCCAGGACCGAGCGATGGTGGCACAtctaggggacagtggggacaccgtCTTGACCGCCAGTGTCCCCAacttgcctgctgaggtcctcaaggagctccctgacctctgcag GGCAGAGGGCGGCTGCGACAATGAGCAAGTGGCGGTGGTGATGCTGGTGGACGGTGAAAACATCTTCCCTGACAGCCTCTCCAGCACCGTCTCCTCCAATGAAGCCCCCAACTTCTTGGGGTACGGGACGCAGGGCAACTGGGCCAAGGACCACCTGTCAGCAGCGATGCTGGGGGACGCCGACCCCTTCTGGGGGGTGCCAGCCTCCCCCTCGCAggaccccacagggcagcagggcaggatggcggcagaactgcccacctggctgccacCGAGTCCTTCGGAGACATCTGAGGAGAGCTcggaggagagctcagatgagagCTCGGATGAGAGCTCCGAGGACAGTCCTGCGAAGAGACCCCAGAAGGGTCCCCTGAAGGCTCTTCCAGACAGTCACCTGCTGAGCCCACAGGGGATCCCGCTGctgagtcccctgcccagcccctcgcgtCCTTCCCGGCGTCACCCGCCCCGCACGGCccagctgatggaggaggtgctgcggaggcagccccgggtgcttcTGACTCACCTGCCCCTGGAGAATGCGCTGAAGGGTCCTcaggagacccctctgcccagccgCTCACGTCCCTCCCGGAATCACCCAGCCCACACagcccggctgatggaggaggtgctgcggaggcagccccgggtgcttcTGACCCGCCTGCCGCTGCCCTTGGGCGCTGTCTCtggccggggggtgcccggatcgggccgggcggggggcaaGCGGGCCAAgcgccccgccccggccaggAGTGCCAAGAAACGAGAGACCTCCCTGCgggacaacatcccacccaagaggaggaagatggtggtgtGA
- the LOC141929213 gene encoding uncharacterized protein LOC141929213, with protein MVLPPGWVSLRGSWDPPGPRFLRLSLLPEIFSHQGSANLCPLPGQEQPFPTAWAPPAGGAPHAPQAPPQGLLRAPCGCRFDPRLFGYEWTNMPPPSTSIPSYGHIEGLSAPFNIASTATSAGAPLGTDIAPGSNVPLAAGADPYNQGPGDATDDLVVTEDMLQQEALRLFSHSLDAVGVSQDGLSSGPMPGDSGVTREEGRAMAPGSPVLSTSIPTYEDVQGQPENNISGAATPMGPVPGSNIPPGSDVPTSPAAVPHNEDLGGTPEDLSLSDEMLLQEALSLFGWSLDSVGLSQDGASSSPMPGDLADTCAAIPPCDSPSLLLPDELLGLDNTIDTVLGLEDFLMGLEAQEPWGDAGMEPPPSQPAMPEKRDWKRGQSTLSPPPSKRRALAVSPGRAGGSKD; from the exons CTGCTCCCCGAAATCTTCTCCCACCAAG GCTCAGCCAACCTGTGCCCActgcccgggcaggagcagcccttccCCACAGCCTGGGCACCCCCGGCGGGGGGAGCACCCCACGCCCCCCAGGCCCCTCCACAAG GGCTGCTGAGGGCTCCGTGTGGCTGCCGTTTTGACCCCCGACTCTTTGGCTACGAGTGGACCAACATGCCACCACCATCCACCTCCATCCCCAGCTACGGGCACATCGAGGGGCTGTCTGCTCCCTTCAACATCGCCAGCACGGCCACCTCTGCAGGGGCACCCCTGGGCACTGACATCGCCCCAGGCAGCAACGTCCCCCTAGCAGCCGGTGCTGACCCCTACAACCAAGGCCCTGGGGACGCCACGGACGACCTGGTTGTGACTGAAGACATGCTTCAGCAAGAGGCCCTCAGGCTCTTCAGTCACTCCCTGGATGCGGTGGGTGTCAGCCAGGATGGTCTCAGCAGCGGCCCCATGCCTGGGGACAGTGGAGTCaccagagaagaggggagagcgATGGCCCCAGGCTCCCCAGTGCTGTCGACGTCCATCCCCACCTACGAGGACGTCCAGGGGCAACCGGAAAACAACATCTCCGGCGCGGCCACCCCCATGGGGCCAGTCCCAGGCAGCAACATCCCCCCGGGCAGTGACGTCCCCACCAGCCCCGCTGCTGTCCCCCACAATGAAGACCTTGGGGGCACACCAGAAGATCTCAGTCTCAGCGATGAGATGCTGCTCCAAGAGGCCCTGAGCCTCTTTGGTTGGTCACTGGACTCGGTGGGGCTCAGCCAGGAcggtgccagcagcagccccatgccTGGGGACCTGGCTGACACCTGCGCAGCCATCCCCCCCTGTGACTCCCCCTCGCTTTTGCTGCCCGATGAGCTGCTTGGCCTCGACAACACCATCGACACCGTCCTGGGCCTGGAGGACTTTCTGATGGGGCTGGAGGCCCAGGAGCCGTGGGGGGATGCGGGGATGGAGCCGCCCCCGTCCCAGCCGGCCATGCCAGAGAAGCGGGACTGGAAGCGGGGGCAGAGCACCCTGTCACCGCCCCCCAGCAAGCGCAGGGCACTTGCAGTcagcccggggagggcaggggggagtaaAGATTGA